From the Neoarius graeffei isolate fNeoGra1 chromosome 1, fNeoGra1.pri, whole genome shotgun sequence genome, one window contains:
- the LOC132890042 gene encoding uncharacterized protein LOC132890042, giving the protein MSKRKRYHSSFESLDFAKMSGNADECGHDGRGGDCISNHGASSSLSNESSKSSLFTDTSFSSDCNDGISERTGSVVSSQTSLTSNDSEYSFGQDDELLGLPQHDRVRDVENKVKDGDEVVPKNNEVLRGEEGNGSTDGESQSEVSLSSTSHSTPENLENGELDQYERYNDEELAERLNDLDQNLYDGCQITRRESILLIMGHIIRNHVSGTALQSLLTVLEAHLPAGTVFPASQYLFMKNFKNSDITLRFHSYCPSCITYIGSNDMWCENCDTNVSVSDCIDNGNYFITFDVKDQLLSMLQNEDICKHLQIGAKRGLCDSYGGRLYRKLPLENDDITVSFNTDGVQVFVSSRYSIWPLQVMVNELPYAIRRKNIFLGGLWFGDSKPDMNTFLKPFVTEMNTLSDTGFKWGTENDSHTSRVFVTTCSCDSVARCLVQNVTQFNGWCGCNWCLSQGEVVSVGRGHARVYSMENQLPVKRNKTSHIEHARTAVQQDKPCMGVKGPSILFLLMYFDIVNNFVVDYMHFVCLGVARQVAGLWLNSSNHAKNFYIEKVGKLVNGGHGFSIIPVL; this is encoded by the exons ATGAGCAAAAGGAAAAGGTACCACTCTAGTTTTGAGTCTTTAGATTTCGCTAAAATGTCAGGAAATGCCGATGAATGTGGCCATGATGGACGCGGTGGTGATTGTATTAGTAATCATGGTGCATCATCGTCTCTTTCTAATGAAAGTAGTAAGTCATCATTGTTCACGGATACAAGTTTTTCGTCTGACTGCAATGACGGTATAAGCGAAAGGACTGGCTCAGTGGTATCATCGCAAACATCTCTGACATCAAACGACAGTGAGTACTCTTTTGGACAGGATGATGAACTTCTAGGCTTACCCCAACACGACCGTGTCCGTGATGTGGAAAATAAAGTCAAAGATGGAGATGAAGTTGTTCCCAAAAATAATGAAGTGTTAAGAG GTGAAGAGGGCAATGGATCGACAGACGGTGAAAGTCAAAGTGAAGTGTCTCTCTCTTCTACCAGTCATTCGACCCCTGAG aatcttgaAAATGGTGAACTCGATCAATATGAAAGATATAATGATGAAGAACTGGCTGAGAGACTTAATGATTTG GATCAGAACCTCTATGATGGGTGCCAAATAACAAGGCGAGAGAGTATTCTACTCATAATGGGACACATCATAAGGAATCATGTGAGTGGAACAGCTCTGCAGAGCCTACTGACAGTCTTGGAGGCACATTTACCAGCTGGAACTGTATTCCCTGCTTCCCAATATCTTTTTATGAAGAACTTTAAAAACAGTGACATCACTCTAAGATTTCACTCATACTGCCCTTCTTGTATAACCTACATTGGAAGTAATGATATGTGGTGTGAAAATTGTGACACAAATGTGTCTGTAAGTGACTGCATAGATAATGGCAATTATTTTATAACATTTGATGTTAAAGATCAATTGTTATCTATGCTACAGAATGAAGATATTTGTAAACACCTACAAATTGGGGCAAAAAGGGGACTTTGTGATTCCTATGGAGGTCGATTATATCGTAAACTCCCTCTCGAGAATGATGACATTACTGTTTCATTCAACACAGATGGCGTTCAAGTATTTGTTTCATCAAGGTATTCAATATGGCCATTGCAGGTAATGGTTAATGAGTTACCTTATGCTATAAGAAGGAAAAACATTTTTCTTGGTGGCTTATGGTTTGGTGACTCTAAACCTGACATGAATACCTTCCTCAAACCTTTTGTCACTGAAATGAATACACTATCAGATACTGGCTTTAAGTGGGGTACAGAAAATGACAGCCACACCAGTAGGGTGTTTGTAACAACATGCTCTTGTGACTCAGTAGCTCGCTGTCTTGTACAAAATGTGACACAGTTCAATGGTTGGTGTGGGTGTAATTGGTGTTTGTCACAAGGTGAAGTAGTTTCAGTTGGTAGAGGGCATGCAAGGGTTTATAGTATGGAGAACCAACTACCagttaagaggaataaaacttctCACATAGAACATGCGAGAACAGCTGTTCAGCAGGACAAACCTTGTATGGGTGTCAAAGGTCCATCAATCTTGTTTCTTTTAATGTATTTTGACATTGTAAACAATTTTGTTGTTGACTATATGCATTTTGTATGTTTGGGTGTTGCACGCCAGGTAGCAGGTCTATGGCTTAACAGTTCAAATCAtgccaaaaatttctacattg